TATTGACCCCTGGACAGGCAGCAGTCTGTGACTACTctgagggtcacttttactattgcGGCCACTATGGCGTCACTTAACACTGTggccactacgggggtcacttactgctgcggccactatgggtgaaatcaatgggtactaTTAACTATGTATTACGTGCAAATGaattgtgtgtgtgatatgtgaacgagcccttactatgaCGGCGGCCATAAGGTTGAGGTGGCCCTCGGTGAGTCTGACACCCCTGTTCTATAGGATATCCTTAAATCACGGCCTGTTGGGGGACTTGAGGACTGCAGTTGAGAAGTGCTGACCTAGGATATGGGGTCTTACCTTTCATAAATAGCAGTTTCCTAAATCCTCCTAGTAAATGATTACTCACTCCTAGTAAAGCCTGTTATTATTTACTGCGGCCGAGGTATTCCTTGCCACGACGAAGCTGCCAGTATTAATGAACAATAATCCTAGATTAACCGCACTCGTAGAGAACAGACTTGGCACTGGAAGGCCGCCTTCTATTTTGTTGATGGCTGTTTTTCCCCCGCACATTAGTTCAATGTGAGCTTATCGCTGGAGCTTTGTAGAAAAGCCTCTATTGAGAGGAGCTTTAGCTGACAATACTTATGTACAGAACATGCGTTTGTTTTGTGCACTATTTCCCAGTGAGCTAATTGGTTTGCAATTTCCAACAGATGGCATATGCCCAGCCAGAGGATGGCAGAGTGTAAAATACAGCCGGATCAACCAGCCATGAGGAACATCAGCATGTCTCTAGAATGAGGATTTAGGAAATTTAGGAATCACAGCCAGGAAACATAGGATTCCCCTTAGTTGAGCCGGTATGTTAAACTAAACAATCTTACATGAGCCAAACTACAGAtccataatactgcacctatagGAACACACATTgtcaaaccaatccctcccctagagaagaagttgtcggatggagTGAAGCTTcgtctgtgtgattgtaaagtggaaataagtgattacaatatcagagcaataaaagaatttattgcggaaaactgagcttggatacaagatgtgatacaggcagcacggggactctagtaccctgttgtaccgcctctagcttggatacaagcatggaggctctagtgccctgttgtaccacctctagcttggatacaagatgtgatacaggcgagtatggaggctctagtaccctgttgtaccgcctctagcttggatacaagatgtgatgcatgcGGGCACGGggactctagtaccttgttgtaccacctctagattagATACAGGATGTAATATGGGCggaatagaggctctagtaccctgttgtaccgcctctagcttagatataagatgtaatatgggagGCATGgggactctagtatcctgttgtagtgcctccagcttggatacaagatgtgatacggacaggcatggagactctagtaccctgttgtaccacctctagcttggatacaagatttgatacgggtggcatggggactctagtactctgttttactgcctccagcttggatacaagatgtgataaaggtggcatggaggctctagtaccctgttgtaccgcctctagcttggatacaagatgtgatgcatgcGGGCACGGggactctagtaccttgttgtaccacctctagattgaatacaagatgtaatatgggcgggatagaggctctagtaccctgttgtaccgcctctagctgggatataagatgtaatatgggaggcatggagactctagaaccctgttgtactgcctttgcatggatacaagatgtgatacgggaggcatggggactctagtaccctgttgtaccgcctctagcatggatacaagatgtgatacgggaggcatggggactctagtaccctgttgtaccgcctctagcttggatataagatgtaatatgggaggcatggagactctagaaccctgttgtactgcctttgcatggatacaagatgtgatacggaagcaatggggactctagtaccctgttgtaccgcctctagcatggatacaagatgtgatacggaagcaatggggactctagtaccctgttgtaccgcctctagcttgtatataagatgtaatatgggaggcatggaggctctagtaccctgttctactgcctttgcatggatacaagatgtgatacgggaggcatggggcctctagtaccctgttctactgcctttgcatggatacaagatgtgatacgggaggcatggggactctagtaccctgttgtaccgcctctagcatggatacaagatgtgatacgggaggcatggggactctagtacccttttttactgcctccagcttggatgcaagatgtaatatgggtgggcatggaggctctagtaccctgttgtaccacatattGTATGGTATGTTGATCCATATTtattgtaactgagcctctagattgtgtaaGCTCATAGGCTGTTAAAAAAGGGTGTCccagatgttcccatacatgttctattggcgataaatctggcgaccgagCAGccccagaagtgtgacaatgttgtgggcaCATTCttgtgaccccattatatgtgcggccgagcattatcctgctgcctcttggaagccgccatgagaagaacacatgtggctgcaggatgtcctgaacatatcactgagccgtCATTGTccatcgtaccactactaggggtgaccaactgttgtatgcgatgaccccccttccccagaccatcacaccagcagtgggagtAGTGTGCCACTTCAcaataaaggcaggattgaggagctcatccctaggtctccaTATACTCCTCCCTCCCCGCTGTTTCCTGCACCACTGCTATCAcctataggataggtgataaaagtctaattaGTGGTGGtcttaccgctgagacccccgctgatcccaAGAATAAGGGGcttatgtccccctctcctctttAGGAAAAGCCGAACGtctgtactcagctatttccgtcagccccactaAAATGAATGTAGTGGAACCATGAATGCTTGGCAACTCttacattcagtctcctcctcactgtgggaggtGCAGTGATCCCACACTGACGATAAGAGGCGTACCCcagttctcgggatcagtggggtctTACCCTACCGATTAGGCTTTTATCACTCATCCTacagatagatgataaaagtacATTTTGGGAATACCTCTTAAAAAAACATGGAAGAAAGCAAGAGATGTATATATTGTTGAGTGGCGTAAACATCCAACCCTTCAACCAGCGGACACATTCCATctcaggccagtctcacatgaccagatttgcaCTGTGGAATCCGTGATCGCCACCCACACTGTCGATCCGCGAAATTCCGCATGCATTCAGAAAATTCCAGTTTCAatagcatgcagcgctatttctgatGCAACAGAACCTCCGAACGTCAAACTAACCTAATGTAATCATCCCAAGTCATGTCACTTCAGGTCAAAGAAATGACAAATACAATATATTTAATAACTTCCTACATGAGTCCTGATCATAAACACCGGCTACAATATGACATCCACATGACAATATTGTAAAGGCATCCTCCACCCATACAAATATAAGGCCCTTTCAGATAATACTTATTTTATATAGATTGCTGAGAATGTGACGAGTTCCTTGTACCACTTTCTACACTTCAGCCAGTTTGTGGGTGAAGAGATGACGACCGAAAGCCTGAAGCTCCCCTGGCCTGCAGACATGCAAGTAGACATTCTCACACAAAATCATTTTGTCTGCAAACCTTTGCAATTCATATTTTCTTGTCTTCCCACATCAAATAAATCCCTCTTCCATTTCTGAAATGATTGTAGCTTTCAACCATCAGGCAGGGAAGCCCACAACATACAAAAGGAAGGGGGCCTCCGCTTTATTGCATAACGGGGGACTAAGAACCTCTTCTGTAAATCAGACACTGAAATATGTCCCATTCTACCTAGTACAAAGTATATCCCATATACCCTACTTGCATCACTTGGTGGCAAATATGTCCAAAAACTGGATTCCAACAAACCCAGTAACATAATATATTAActggaaaaagacatatgtccatccagttcagcctattacccccaatgttgatccagaggaaggcaaaacaaaagaaactcaatgaggtagaagccaattttcaccaATTAGGGAAAAAgattcttcccgactccaatctggcaatcagaacaatTCCCGGATCAAcagcccttctgaagtaattagtgacaatAATAACATTTACCACAAAATGAAGTTAAAGGACCGTTGGTTTGAAATTACTAGTCTTTGAAAATTAAAATTTTGGCAAGGCTTTCATGCTGCCTGCTTACCTGGTGCTGTTTTGTAGGATGCAGTTCTTGTTGACACTACAGGGGCAATTCTACTTGATGGACTCGGTGGCCCTTGCAAGCTTTGTCTTTGCCTTTGCTTTTTTAATTCCTGTTCTCTTTCTTGTGCAGCTCTTATCTCTTCTTCAATCATGGATAGTGTTCTCTGCTTCTTTGACCTCAGTTTAAAAGGTCCGACAGTTATCTCAGGTTCTTGTGTTGCCAAGATGGAAGCAGTGCTTCTTAGCTCAGCAGCTTGGGAGTATTTGCTGAAGTAACTTTCGTGCTTACTTTCTTCGATAGGGTCCTCATCCATTACAGCTGGAATAGATAAAGGTTCGAGAGCTTTAGCTTGATGGGTTTCAAGTTGCTCCGGAATCTTTGGTGTCACTGTAACTCCTCTGGTCTCTTGCACTGGTGAAGAAACCTGAGGTGGCTCAAATAAGGTGTCATCCTTGCTCTCTGAGCTTAGTGGTCTCCTAGTATCACTTACTATCACTTTTTGTTCTTCTGGCTTCTCTTTGGTTTCATCGACTTTCTCTGTGAAATGTTCTAGTTTCCCACAGTCTGCCAACCCAGCCTTTTCAGCAAGAGCCTGCTGGATTACATTATGTACAAATATACCAGCTTGGTATTCTAACTGATCATCTGAAAGAACAGAATCATTCAGCATGGAGGATGGAGAATAAAAACCTTGATCGCTAAATGATTTGGAGACCCCTTCCACTGAGTAATCAGAAggtgtgtccttaaggggtgttTGGAGTTGTGAAAATTCTTCCAGGGAATGGTCATGTAGGGTATTAATAGTTTCATTTGATGCACCGCTGTCACTGATATTGTCCATACTAAAATCATTCGAAAGTGTTTCCATGACTGTAGTGTCCTGAGATTTAACAGACAAATCATCTAAACCGGAGTCCAGCTCCTCTGGGAGAGAAGACACAGTCACTGATTTTACAAAACGGTCTGAAATATCAATATCATCATCTTTCACTACTGTAAATGTTGCTGTGGCACTTTCGAAATCAGGGTCTTCCACTGATATTTTCCTAGATTGCTCGGCTGATGATTGGTCCTGGGTATTGCAATCTACCGTTTCCACTTTCACCAATGAAATCTCATTGGGTCTGACCATTTCAACACATGGACTTGATGGATCAGTCACTATGACAGAAGACTGAGGTTTATTGGTGTGATGCACTTTGTAGAATGGCTTCACTGTAAAAAGATTGGATGATCTCTTTGGTGGTCCTTTGATACTGGTCTGGTTTGTATTTTCCATATTCAAGAACTGTTTCCTTGCTGCTGAGAAGTCTATTTGCGCAGTCACAATGTCTTCCTTGTTAACAGAAGTTAGCTCTGTAGGTGCAAACATTGGAGGGTGACTTTTAAAAGCTGGTGGAGACGTCCCTTGCTGCTGTTTTTGTTTCCTCTCGATATACTTCAGATGTGATTCCAGATGCTCAGAATCCAGCTGTTCCTCTATAGTTTTTTCTTGAGGGGGGTTCCACCACTTCGTTGCAATGCcagggttttttttcacagcCTGACTTCTGATCAGTTCAAGTCTTTCCTTTTCTAATTCGACAACTTCCTCTGAAGGCCTCACTTTCTTAACCCTGTAATGTTCCTTCTCATTCAGATCTTCAAATAATTTGGATGGCTTTTTATCCTCATGGAATGCTCGAAGCTCAAACTTTGCTTCTTTTTTAATTACCTTTGGTAGATTATCGCCATCCCTAGATGACCTCCGCGAACTATTTGAAGAATTTGGGCTTACGGGGTATGTAAACACATCAGTGTGATCATCTTTCAATTCGCCTTTAGAATACCCATTAATTTTAATTGGTTCCATGCTCTCCGCAGATCCACTTAACTCCACAACTGGCAGGGGCTTACGTTCCACTGCTATTATATCCATATTGGGAGTGGAACAATCATTCGTAACACTGACGTAAGGACCTGAGCCATCAACAATTATAGTCGTAGATTCAGCTGGAGAAAGGGATccgttaaaagggttttctgttgCAGTATCACAACAGTTAGCTTCCAGGACTTCATCTAGATATCTTATCTCTTTTGCAACATCGCTGTCCAATGATTCATGTCTGTCCTTAAGTCCGTTCTGGTTCGTTGGTGTAGGGAGTAGTACATTTTGATTGTCTACATCGGGGGTGACTAATACAACTCCTTTAGGCTCTGAGGCCTGGACCTCCAactccatagtttcactgctggTTAGGATAATATCTATAGGTTTGGAATAATTGGCACTGTTTTTATCTTTATCCTTCTTCAGCTTAATTTCATCCTCTGGGATCTGTGGTCtctaaaagaggaaaaaaaagtattAGATATGAGGGGAAACTGCAGTAATCATCAAAAACGTTACAGTTTGTCATGAAATAAAGAATGTATCACAATGACAAACCTCAGTCCATCATGAATGCAGCAGCTACAACTTTTGTTATATTTATGCTttgatctcttaaaggggttgtcccgcgccgaaacggttttttttttttttcaaaccccccccccccgttcggcgcgagacaaccccgatgcagggacctaaagaaagcttaccggagcgcttacctgaatccccgcgctccggtgacttctatacttaccggtgaagatggccgccgggatcctcttcctccgtggaccgcagctcttctgtgcggtccattgccgattccagcctcctgattggctggaatcggcacgtgacggggcggagctacacggagccggcatcctgcacgagaggctccattgaagaaagcagaagacccggactgcgcaagcgcggctaatttggccatcagaggccgaaaattagtccgaaaccatggagacgaggacgccagcaacggagcaggtaagtataaaactttttataacttctgtatggctcataattaatgcacaatgtatattacaaagtgcattaatatggccatacagaagtgtatagacccacttgctgctgcgggacaacccctttaagttcttacATTGGTTGCCACTTTTACTACACTGCAACGCCTTCTGCAACGCTCTACATCTCTGGTCTCATCTTCATCTATTAATTCCCCTTGCTGACGGGATGTGACCCTTCCTATTCGGACACGGTGATCACTGAGGGGACAATGTTCAGCTATGTTGGGACAAACGCCCAACTGGTGACAATTagatgtcaatttattcatacattccaggagcaataacagaggaacagcacagagATCTAGGAAATATGATCCAAGATTGTTCTTCTGCTGGGAATATAAGTACTTACTAGcatagacatgtcaggagagcagacaggtcctctttagagatgagcgagcatactcgctaagggcaattgctcgatcgagcattgcccttagcgagtatctgcccgctcgggagcaaagattcgtctgccggcgccgggcggggagaaacggaggggagatctctctctccttctctcacccccactcctccctgctcatggccacaactcacctgtcatccgccACCCgcaccttctctgccgagcagggagatactcgctaaggacaatgctcgatcgagagggagggggagaggaataaggagagggagagggagggggagagaaaaataaaaaaaagcatggcACCAAGTGGCCCACatacgaaaatgctcgagtctcccattgtagtcaatggggttcgttacttgagtagagctcctTCACTCTcgcgcagcctgtttagacaggcagatacatcgttggttcgttcaaatgagaatcgttcagttttGTTCAGCTTTTATATTCACTGTCTAACCCCTCAATGACGCGGAcccttttttcttctatttttgttttttcctcttcccttttaaaaaatcgtaacaccTTTCttcatccatcgccgtcgctgtatgagggcttgttttttgcgggacgagttgtatttttcaatggtgatatttaatgtaccatataatgtactgaaaaatgtgagTAGAGTaaagcgaaaaaaaaataaaaaatattccaccatctttcagtgcgccttgtttctacggcgcacaaactgcaatagaaatgacatgataactttattctatgggtcagtatgattactacgataccaaagttgtatagttttttgtatttttttgctgcactacttttattttttttttagacaattaGTTTTTTACTATTattctctgccgccatcttctgcgcacaataacttttttatttttctgccaatgtcgttgtgcgagggctcattttttgaagGACGTCCTGTGGTTTGCattcgtaccatttcggaatacatacgactttttgatcgctttttattgcattttttctgggaaaccgggtgattgaaaaagtgcatttctggcgttctttatttttattttttttggacgttgttcaccgtgcggggtaaataatgcgctattttgatagatcggacttttatggacgcggccataccaa
This region of Eleutherodactylus coqui strain aEleCoq1 chromosome 5, aEleCoq1.hap1, whole genome shotgun sequence genomic DNA includes:
- the PALM2AKAP2 gene encoding PALM2-AKAP2 fusion protein isoform X2, yielding MAEAQLHRERLQAIAEKRKRQTAIEDKRQQLEDQILQLQHLKSKSLREKWLMQGAPAGSVEEEEARRRQCEEDEEKLKALEENVHRLEKDIGQLESEESLISAKEQILREKLKETEISFVDLQKSLSNQDKADTVNYIYSQIPDITNLYSHQPEASTTRTPALYAMEINVEKDRKTGETKILSTAAIDPEVVQQRGVKVYDDGNKVVYELHHSGAVVENGIHNLSTRDVDELIHKSAQSNVVTGQSTLRDRTLITEGIPSHLKEQLHFKEAKLEMVHKSTKGLPLRPGQQHVRSSGGDVADATLEQPVTMIFMGYQNIDDEEETKKVLGYDDTIKAELVLIDEDDEKSLREKTVTDISTMDGNAAELVSGKLLTETTEPSSPDGKEESLVTEPITEIKKKDLEEIEGKEESSLQMTRPQIPEDEIKLKKDKDKNSANYSKPIDIILTSSETMELEVQASEPKGVVLVTPDVDNQNVLLPTPTNQNGLKDRHESLDSDVAKEIRYLDEVLEANCCDTATENPFNGSLSPAESTTIIVDGSGPYVSVTNDCSTPNMDIIAVERKPLPVVELSGSAESMEPIKINGYSKGELKDDHTDVFTYPVSPNSSNSSRRSSRDGDNLPKVIKKEAKFELRAFHEDKKPSKLFEDLNEKEHYRVKKVRPSEEVVELEKERLELIRSQAVKKNPGIATKWWNPPQEKTIEEQLDSEHLESHLKYIERKQKQQQGTSPPAFKSHPPMFAPTELTSVNKEDIVTAQIDFSAARKQFLNMENTNQTSIKGPPKRSSNLFTVKPFYKVHHTNKPQSSVIVTDPSSPCVEMVRPNEISLVKVETVDCNTQDQSSAEQSRKISVEDPDFESATATFTVVKDDDIDISDRFVKSVTVSSLPEELDSGLDDLSVKSQDTTVMETLSNDFSMDNISDSGASNETINTLHDHSLEEFSQLQTPLKDTPSDYSVEGVSKSFSDQGFYSPSSMLNDSVLSDDQLEYQAGIFVHNVIQQALAEKAGLADCGKLEHFTEKVDETKEKPEEQKVIVSDTRRPLSSESKDDTLFEPPQVSSPVQETRGVTVTPKIPEQLETHQAKALEPLSIPAVMDEDPIEESKHESYFSKYSQAAELRSTASILATQEPEITVGPFKLRSKKQRTLSMIEEEIRAAQEREQELKKQRQRQSLQGPPSPSSRIAPVVSTRTASYKTAPGKIEKVKSPSSPRAENFPVLSDPQLEDPTGSQRPKNLMQTLMDDYESHKSP
- the PALM2AKAP2 gene encoding PALM2-AKAP2 fusion protein isoform X4, giving the protein MIAAWMLWALLKRPQIPEDEIKLKKDKDKNSANYSKPIDIILTSSETMELEVQASEPKGVVLVTPDVDNQNVLLPTPTNQNGLKDRHESLDSDVAKEIRYLDEVLEANCCDTATENPFNGSLSPAESTTIIVDGSGPYVSVTNDCSTPNMDIIAVERKPLPVVELSGSAESMEPIKINGYSKGELKDDHTDVFTYPVSPNSSNSSRRSSRDGDNLPKVIKKEAKFELRAFHEDKKPSKLFEDLNEKEHYRVKKVRPSEEVVELEKERLELIRSQAVKKNPGIATKWWNPPQEKTIEEQLDSEHLESHLKYIERKQKQQQGTSPPAFKSHPPMFAPTELTSVNKEDIVTAQIDFSAARKQFLNMENTNQTSIKGPPKRSSNLFTVKPFYKVHHTNKPQSSVIVTDPSSPCVEMVRPNEISLVKVETVDCNTQDQSSAEQSRKISVEDPDFESATATFTVVKDDDIDISDRFVKSVTVSSLPEELDSGLDDLSVKSQDTTVMETLSNDFSMDNISDSGASNETINTLHDHSLEEFSQLQTPLKDTPSDYSVEGVSKSFSDQGFYSPSSMLNDSVLSDDQLEYQAGIFVHNVIQQALAEKAGLADCGKLEHFTEKVDETKEKPEEQKVIVSDTRRPLSSESKDDTLFEPPQVSSPVQETRGVTVTPKIPEQLETHQAKALEPLSIPAVMDEDPIEESKHESYFSKYSQAAELRSTASILATQEPEITVGPFKLRSKKQRTLSMIEEEIRAAQEREQELKKQRQRQSLQGPPSPSSRIAPVVSTRTASYKTAPGKIEKVKSPSSPRAENFPVLSDPQLEDPTGSQRPKNLMQTLMDDYESHKSKRRDRVDDSSVLEAVRVNRRKSALALRWEAGIYANREEDE
- the PALM2AKAP2 gene encoding PALM2-AKAP2 fusion protein isoform X3 — translated: MAEAQLHRERLQAIAEKRKRQTAIEDKRQQLEDQILQLQHLKSKSLREKWLMQGAPAGSVEEEEARRRQCEEDEEKLKALEENVHRLEKDIGQLESEESLISAKEQILREKLKETEISFVDLQKSLSNQDKADTVNYIYSQIPDITNLYSHQPEASTTRTPEIKKKDLEEIEGKEESSLQMTRPQIPEDEIKLKKDKDKNSANYSKPIDIILTSSETMELEVQASEPKGVVLVTPDVDNQNVLLPTPTNQNGLKDRHESLDSDVAKEIRYLDEVLEANCCDTATENPFNGSLSPAESTTIIVDGSGPYVSVTNDCSTPNMDIIAVERKPLPVVELSGSAESMEPIKINGYSKGELKDDHTDVFTYPVSPNSSNSSRRSSRDGDNLPKVIKKEAKFELRAFHEDKKPSKLFEDLNEKEHYRVKKVRPSEEVVELEKERLELIRSQAVKKNPGIATKWWNPPQEKTIEEQLDSEHLESHLKYIERKQKQQQGTSPPAFKSHPPMFAPTELTSVNKEDIVTAQIDFSAARKQFLNMENTNQTSIKGPPKRSSNLFTVKPFYKVHHTNKPQSSVIVTDPSSPCVEMVRPNEISLVKVETVDCNTQDQSSAEQSRKISVEDPDFESATATFTVVKDDDIDISDRFVKSVTVSSLPEELDSGLDDLSVKSQDTTVMETLSNDFSMDNISDSGASNETINTLHDHSLEEFSQLQTPLKDTPSDYSVEGVSKSFSDQGFYSPSSMLNDSVLSDDQLEYQAGIFVHNVIQQALAEKAGLADCGKLEHFTEKVDETKEKPEEQKVIVSDTRRPLSSESKDDTLFEPPQVSSPVQETRGVTVTPKIPEQLETHQAKALEPLSIPAVMDEDPIEESKHESYFSKYSQAAELRSTASILATQEPEITVGPFKLRSKKQRTLSMIEEEIRAAQEREQELKKQRQRQSLQGPPSPSSRIAPVVSTRTASYKTAPGKIEKVKSPSSPRAENFPVLSDPQLEDPTGSQRPKNLMQTLMDDYESHKSKRRDRVDDSSVLEAVRVNRRKSALALRWEAGIYANREEDE
- the PALM2AKAP2 gene encoding PALM2-AKAP2 fusion protein isoform X5, which gives rise to MELEVQASEPKGVVLVTPDVDNQNVLLPTPTNQNGLKDRHESLDSDVAKEIRYLDEVLEANCCDTATENPFNGSLSPAESTTIIVDGSGPYVSVTNDCSTPNMDIIAVERKPLPVVELSGSAESMEPIKINGYSKGELKDDHTDVFTYPVSPNSSNSSRRSSRDGDNLPKVIKKEAKFELRAFHEDKKPSKLFEDLNEKEHYRVKKVRPSEEVVELEKERLELIRSQAVKKNPGIATKWWNPPQEKTIEEQLDSEHLESHLKYIERKQKQQQGTSPPAFKSHPPMFAPTELTSVNKEDIVTAQIDFSAARKQFLNMENTNQTSIKGPPKRSSNLFTVKPFYKVHHTNKPQSSVIVTDPSSPCVEMVRPNEISLVKVETVDCNTQDQSSAEQSRKISVEDPDFESATATFTVVKDDDIDISDRFVKSVTVSSLPEELDSGLDDLSVKSQDTTVMETLSNDFSMDNISDSGASNETINTLHDHSLEEFSQLQTPLKDTPSDYSVEGVSKSFSDQGFYSPSSMLNDSVLSDDQLEYQAGIFVHNVIQQALAEKAGLADCGKLEHFTEKVDETKEKPEEQKVIVSDTRRPLSSESKDDTLFEPPQVSSPVQETRGVTVTPKIPEQLETHQAKALEPLSIPAVMDEDPIEESKHESYFSKYSQAAELRSTASILATQEPEITVGPFKLRSKKQRTLSMIEEEIRAAQEREQELKKQRQRQSLQGPPSPSSRIAPVVSTRTASYKTAPGKIEKVKSPSSPRAENFPVLSDPQLEDPTGSQRPKNLMQTLMDDYESHKSKRRDRVDDSSVLEAVRVNRRKSALALRWEAGIYANREEDE
- the PALM2AKAP2 gene encoding A-kinase anchor protein 2 isoform X1; amino-acid sequence: MAEAQLHRERLQAIAEKRKRQTAIEDKRQQLEDQILQLQHLKSKSLREKWLMQGAPAGSVEEEEARRRQCEEDEEKLKALEENVHRLEKDIGQLESEESLISAKEQILREKLKETEISFVDLQKSLSNQDKADTVNYIYSQIPDITNLYSHQPEASTTRTPALYAMEINVEKDRKTGETKILSTAAIDPEVVQQRGVKVYDDGNKVVYELHHSGAVVENGIHNLSTRDVDELIHKSAQSNVVTGQSTLRDRTLITEGIPSHLKEQLHFKEAKLEMVHKSTKGLPLRPGQQHVRSSGGDVADATLEQPVTMIFMGYQNIDDEEETKKVLGYDDTIKAELVLIDEDDEKSLREKTVTDISTMDGNAAELVSGKLLTETTEPSSPDGKEESLVTEPITEIKKKDLEEIEGKEESSLQMTRPQIPEDEIKLKKDKDKNSANYSKPIDIILTSSETMELEVQASEPKGVVLVTPDVDNQNVLLPTPTNQNGLKDRHESLDSDVAKEIRYLDEVLEANCCDTATENPFNGSLSPAESTTIIVDGSGPYVSVTNDCSTPNMDIIAVERKPLPVVELSGSAESMEPIKINGYSKGELKDDHTDVFTYPVSPNSSNSSRRSSRDGDNLPKVIKKEAKFELRAFHEDKKPSKLFEDLNEKEHYRVKKVRPSEEVVELEKERLELIRSQAVKKNPGIATKWWNPPQEKTIEEQLDSEHLESHLKYIERKQKQQQGTSPPAFKSHPPMFAPTELTSVNKEDIVTAQIDFSAARKQFLNMENTNQTSIKGPPKRSSNLFTVKPFYKVHHTNKPQSSVIVTDPSSPCVEMVRPNEISLVKVETVDCNTQDQSSAEQSRKISVEDPDFESATATFTVVKDDDIDISDRFVKSVTVSSLPEELDSGLDDLSVKSQDTTVMETLSNDFSMDNISDSGASNETINTLHDHSLEEFSQLQTPLKDTPSDYSVEGVSKSFSDQGFYSPSSMLNDSVLSDDQLEYQAGIFVHNVIQQALAEKAGLADCGKLEHFTEKVDETKEKPEEQKVIVSDTRRPLSSESKDDTLFEPPQVSSPVQETRGVTVTPKIPEQLETHQAKALEPLSIPAVMDEDPIEESKHESYFSKYSQAAELRSTASILATQEPEITVGPFKLRSKKQRTLSMIEEEIRAAQEREQELKKQRQRQSLQGPPSPSSRIAPVVSTRTASYKTAPGKIEKVKSPSSPRAENFPVLSDPQLEDPTGSQRPKNLMQTLMDDYESHKSKRRDRVDDSSVLEAVRVNRRKSALALRWEAGIYANREEDE